Proteins from a genomic interval of Nitrospina gracilis Nb-211:
- a CDS encoding QcrA and Rieske domain-containing protein, with protein sequence MTDTRPQSEDNVMPDAEHSPSPGTNRRWFLQWSFFGLVLATLGMAANVVIRYLMPAPSKLSKAEEVTVPVSQVPKGSGLMLKHQGHPVVAIHTEQGITAFNATCTHLGCLVKWVPEKKEFFCPCHAARFSETGEVLAGPAPEPLHRMPIEIVNDQIRFV encoded by the coding sequence ATGACAGACACGCGACCCCAATCCGAAGACAACGTCATGCCGGACGCGGAGCACAGCCCGAGCCCTGGAACCAACCGTCGCTGGTTTCTGCAGTGGTCGTTTTTCGGGCTGGTTCTGGCAACCCTTGGCATGGCGGCCAATGTCGTCATTCGCTACCTGATGCCGGCCCCGTCGAAATTGAGCAAGGCCGAGGAAGTGACCGTGCCGGTGAGCCAGGTGCCGAAAGGTTCCGGGTTGATGCTCAAACACCAGGGCCATCCGGTGGTCGCCATACACACGGAACAGGGCATCACCGCTTTCAACGCCACCTGCACTCATCTTGGATGCCTGGTCAAATGGGTCCCGGAAAAGAAGGAGTTTTTTTGCCCTTGCCACGCGGCGCGATTTTCAGAAACCGGCGAGGTCCTCGCCGGGCCCGCACCGGAGCCTCTGCACCGCATGCCGATTGAGATCGTCAACGATCAAATACGGTTTGTCTGA
- a CDS encoding cytochrome c family protein, producing the protein MNPDASKQANLFVIQWILAVIVSTGWAAFVPSPAEAQDAVLPEVRLNPKGISPSAQCGRCHEDLYRQWQTSLHAKAASNAVFQAAYMQVFFQRGEEIRKRCLTCHAPVSLIHNDLKLRQPLSQESINCDFCHSISHTVSEYTGGFNYLFDFGLTKQGPSAGGTSPAHKIRENPLYKSSRFCRECHELEEESGFKLIETYSEWKASPYAEEGTECQDCHMEPAPGDVVRGKPGSGPGKTIRNHGFAGGHSLSKRREAVEVNIENIRTFRNKVEVEVTVRNKGAGHKIPTGLPLKKIILEVSVHPSNGNPVQIQRKVYQKTVVDATGKLVSEMTPLWLGKGLRVLSDNRLAPRTTQRESFLFFVEDPSHSRVTAEAIYSYSPEILQPAPVYIPLDSIQQVIP; encoded by the coding sequence ATGAATCCTGACGCCAGCAAGCAGGCCAACCTGTTCGTGATCCAGTGGATCCTCGCAGTCATTGTGTCCACAGGGTGGGCCGCGTTTGTTCCGTCACCGGCGGAAGCGCAGGATGCGGTGCTTCCCGAAGTGCGGCTGAATCCCAAAGGCATCTCCCCCAGCGCCCAGTGCGGCCGGTGTCATGAAGACCTCTACCGGCAGTGGCAGACCAGCCTGCACGCCAAGGCGGCCAGCAACGCCGTGTTCCAGGCGGCGTACATGCAGGTGTTTTTTCAGCGCGGCGAAGAAATCCGCAAGCGGTGCCTCACCTGCCACGCCCCGGTCTCGCTCATCCACAACGACCTCAAACTCCGCCAGCCGCTTTCGCAGGAAAGCATCAACTGCGACTTCTGCCATTCCATCTCCCATACGGTGTCGGAGTACACCGGCGGGTTCAATTACCTGTTTGACTTCGGGCTGACCAAGCAGGGTCCCTCCGCAGGCGGCACATCCCCCGCCCACAAAATACGCGAGAATCCCCTTTATAAAAGTTCCAGGTTCTGCCGCGAATGCCACGAGCTGGAAGAGGAGTCCGGTTTCAAATTGATCGAAACGTATTCGGAATGGAAAGCCAGCCCTTACGCCGAGGAAGGCACCGAGTGCCAGGACTGTCACATGGAACCGGCTCCGGGTGACGTGGTGCGCGGAAAACCGGGGTCCGGTCCGGGAAAAACAATCCGCAATCACGGTTTCGCGGGCGGGCATTCCTTGAGCAAGCGGCGCGAAGCCGTCGAGGTGAACATCGAAAACATACGCACCTTCCGCAATAAAGTGGAGGTCGAGGTAACCGTCCGCAACAAGGGGGCGGGGCACAAGATACCCACCGGACTGCCGCTGAAAAAAATCATCCTGGAAGTTTCCGTCCATCCGTCGAATGGCAACCCCGTCCAGATCCAGCGCAAGGTTTACCAGAAGACCGTGGTCGATGCCACCGGCAAACTGGTCTCCGAGATGACCCCGTTGTGGCTGGGCAAGGGACTGCGGGTGCTGAGTGACAACCGGCTGGCACCAAGGACGACCCAGCGGGAATCCTTTCTGTTCTTTGTGGAAGACCCGAGTCACAGCCGCGTCACCGCCGAGGCCATCTACAGCTACAGCCCGGAGATTCTGCAACCGGCTCCGGTGTACATTCCACTCGATTCAATTCAACAGGTGATTCCATAA